The proteins below come from a single Methyloprofundus sedimenti genomic window:
- a CDS encoding Sua5/YciO/YrdC/YwlC family protein — protein MNYHSHFKIRMACHALKQGKLLAYPTESVYGIGCDPLNETTVMHLLSIKQRPLHKGLILIASDFAQLQPYINPSPEMLLRIMPGWPGPITWVIPAQTWVPDYLTGKHDSLAVRVSAHPLVRQLCDYYGGAIVSTSANISQQTPARSTLAVHKKFKANNIHILAGATGGHKQATAIYNALNGLCLRAS, from the coding sequence ATGAACTATCACTCGCACTTCAAAATCCGCATGGCCTGCCATGCGTTAAAACAGGGAAAACTGCTGGCCTACCCGACCGAATCCGTTTATGGCATTGGTTGTGATCCGTTAAATGAAACTACGGTCATGCATTTATTGAGCATTAAACAACGCCCTCTGCATAAAGGACTCATTCTGATTGCATCAGACTTTGCGCAACTACAGCCATACATTAACCCCAGCCCTGAAATGTTACTGCGCATTATGCCTGGCTGGCCTGGCCCGATTACCTGGGTCATTCCCGCCCAAACCTGGGTACCCGATTATTTAACAGGCAAACATGATTCTCTAGCGGTAAGAGTGAGCGCGCATCCATTAGTCCGACAATTATGTGACTACTATGGTGGCGCCATTGTTTCCACCAGCGCAAACATCAGTCAACAAACACCTGCGCGCTCTACCTTAGCGGTACACAAAAAATTTAAAGCTAACAATATCCATATCCTGGCTGGAGCAACCGGCGGACATAAACAAGCCACCGCTATTTACAATGCGCTCAATGGACTTTGTTTGCGCGCTTCATAA
- a CDS encoding Crp/Fnr family transcriptional regulator, whose translation MDQIVKDFKVSCTNCTLDAICLPRGLSQQEVENLSIEVKNNILVQKGEYIYRQGDEVNMIVAIKSGSAKLVSNDDQGNEHILSVLLPGELIGFESLFQNKYNCSAVALESLSFCVLSMDKFEALCARVPGLARELLKHSSEAIYESQGQIIASKSSAEEKVAKFLISLSDRLRKRGYSSVQFNIMLSRQEIGDHLGLTFETVSRTLKQFQKDGFLNVQRKLIEIKDLQGLRSIYTV comes from the coding sequence ATGGACCAGATCGTAAAAGACTTTAAAGTCAGTTGCACAAACTGTACGTTAGATGCAATTTGTCTCCCTCGTGGCTTATCTCAACAAGAAGTTGAGAATTTGAGTATTGAGGTCAAAAATAATATTCTAGTGCAGAAAGGTGAATATATATATCGGCAGGGTGATGAAGTTAATATGATCGTGGCCATTAAATCTGGGTCGGCAAAATTAGTGTCTAATGATGACCAAGGTAATGAGCATATTCTCAGCGTACTTTTACCCGGTGAATTGATTGGCTTTGAAAGTTTATTTCAGAATAAGTATAACTGTTCGGCAGTAGCACTTGAAAGCTTGAGCTTTTGTGTGTTGTCAATGGATAAGTTTGAGGCTTTGTGTGCCAGGGTTCCTGGTCTTGCGCGGGAACTTCTGAAGCATTCTAGTGAAGCTATTTATGAATCTCAGGGGCAGATTATCGCCAGTAAAAGTTCGGCAGAAGAAAAGGTAGCAAAATTTTTAATTAGTTTGTCAGATCGTTTGAGAAAACGGGGTTACTCCTCAGTGCAGTTCAACATAATGCTCTCTCGGCAGGAGATCGGTGACCATCTTGGCTTGACTTTTGAAACTGTCAGCAGAACGTTGAAGCAATTTCAGAAGGATGGTTTTCTCAATGTGCAGCGGAAATTGATAGAAATTAAAGATTTGCAAGGTTTGCGCAGTATTTACACTGTCTAA
- the purE gene encoding 5-(carboxyamino)imidazole ribonucleotide mutase, with product MTALVGIIMGSTSDWETMRFASEKLEQLGIPFEVEVVSAHRTPDKLFAYAEAAENKGLEVIIAGAGGAAHLPGMTAAKTLLPVLGVPIQSKALNGMDSLLSIVQMPAGIPVGTLAIGKAGAVNAALLAAAIIANKHTQYKAPLNAFRQQQSESVLANSDPRELT from the coding sequence ATGACTGCACTAGTGGGTATTATCATGGGCTCAACATCTGATTGGGAAACCATGCGCTTTGCATCTGAAAAACTGGAACAGCTCGGCATTCCTTTTGAAGTTGAGGTGGTCTCCGCCCACCGAACACCTGATAAGCTGTTTGCATACGCTGAAGCGGCTGAGAACAAAGGACTGGAAGTTATTATTGCCGGCGCAGGCGGTGCTGCTCATTTACCCGGCATGACGGCAGCTAAAACCTTATTACCAGTATTAGGCGTACCGATACAATCCAAAGCACTGAATGGTATGGATTCTTTATTGTCCATTGTACAAATGCCTGCCGGAATTCCCGTCGGGACTCTGGCTATTGGCAAAGCGGGCGCAGTAAATGCCGCATTACTGGCTGCAGCCATTATTGCCAACAAACATACACAATATAAAGCACCGCTGAATGCTTTCCGCCAGCAACAAAGCGAGTCAGTACTCGCTAATTCAGACCCCAGGGAGCTAACTTAA
- a CDS encoding NUDIX domain-containing protein, translated as MDILQSGIRITVRAVIVQNEEILLIKKDSPGQGVRYTLPGGALESGETLHQAVIRECQEEINTTVNAFDVLHIADFFIPKLKPEPYTRHQLEVLIQCETPAGYLPSSGSDPDKHQVGVEWLPLNELAQHSMSPRFFTDLLINLHSMEHNIYVGSVT; from the coding sequence ATGGATATATTACAATCAGGCATACGCATTACAGTACGCGCAGTTATTGTACAAAATGAAGAAATTCTTCTCATCAAAAAGGATAGTCCAGGTCAAGGCGTACGTTATACTTTACCAGGGGGGGCATTAGAATCCGGTGAAACATTACATCAAGCTGTTATTCGAGAATGTCAGGAAGAGATAAACACCACAGTGAATGCTTTTGACGTACTGCATATAGCAGATTTTTTTATTCCCAAGCTTAAACCAGAGCCTTATACCCGTCATCAGCTAGAAGTACTCATTCAATGCGAGACGCCAGCTGGTTACCTGCCGAGTTCCGGCTCTGATCCCGACAAACACCAGGTTGGCGTAGAATGGCTGCCGCTCAATGAACTCGCGCAGCATAGCATGTCACCCAGATTCTTTACCGATCTGCTGATTAATTTACATAGCATGGAGCACAATATTTATGTAGGTTCGGTTACATAG
- a CDS encoding FKBP-type peptidyl-prolyl cis-trans isomerase: MKNTENPVVSIHYTLTNKAGEQLDSSIGAEPLSYLHGAGNIIPGLEKALSESSVGDKLTVTIEAEDAYGERIEEQMQTVSREMFAGIDTIEEGMQFQADSSSGPAIVTITKVEGDNITIDGNHPLAGEQLTFEVEVMDIRPATETEIEHGHIHGAGCNHE, translated from the coding sequence ATGAAAAATACAGAAAACCCTGTTGTTTCAATCCACTACACATTAACTAACAAAGCAGGCGAACAATTGGACAGCTCTATTGGCGCGGAGCCTTTAAGCTATTTACACGGCGCAGGTAATATTATTCCTGGTCTTGAAAAAGCATTGAGTGAGTCATCAGTGGGTGACAAATTAACTGTGACTATCGAAGCTGAAGATGCTTATGGCGAACGTATCGAAGAACAGATGCAAACAGTTTCCAGAGAAATGTTTGCCGGCATCGACACTATAGAAGAAGGAATGCAATTTCAGGCAGACTCAAGCAGTGGCCCTGCTATCGTGACTATTACCAAAGTAGAAGGTGACAATATCACTATTGATGGCAACCACCCATTAGCAGGTGAGCAATTAACCTTCGAGGTGGAAGTCATGGACATTCGCCCTGCGACTGAGACTGAAATCGAACACGGTCATATTCACGGCGCGGGTTGTAATCACGAATAG
- a CDS encoding 5-(carboxyamino)imidazole ribonucleotide synthase translates to MVIGILGAGQLARMLALAGKPLGLKFIFLDPTPNSCAADLGKHLLGDYTNKTLLTQLAAEADIITYEFENVPVEIIDYLNQNTPVYPSAKALLIGQDRITEKTFLQDLDIATAPYAPVSSLEELQQAMSDIGYPAILKTRRLGYDGKGQVVLQSTQDLDSAWEAMKNAPAVVEGFVPFDREVSLIASRSVSGEVVYYPLSENTHHKGILRLAKNTQNDPLQAQAEGIINSILTALDYVGTIALELFAVDDKLIANEFAPRVHNSGHWTIEGSETSQFENHLRAIMDMPLGTTNSLGYAAMQNFIGRVPASKKLLSLSQVHLHLYDKAARKGRKLAHATARTESLEHFTDLIESLTALARQSDDS, encoded by the coding sequence ATGGTCATCGGTATTTTAGGTGCGGGACAATTAGCAAGAATGCTTGCATTGGCTGGCAAACCTTTAGGGCTTAAATTTATCTTTTTAGACCCGACACCAAACTCATGCGCGGCTGATTTAGGTAAGCACCTGCTTGGTGACTACACGAACAAAACACTGCTGACTCAACTCGCAGCAGAAGCGGATATCATCACTTATGAATTTGAAAATGTACCGGTAGAGATTATCGACTATCTTAACCAGAATACCCCTGTTTATCCGTCTGCAAAAGCTTTGTTGATCGGCCAGGACCGGATAACTGAAAAAACATTTTTACAGGATCTAGACATTGCAACCGCTCCTTATGCCCCCGTATCCAGCTTAGAGGAACTGCAACAAGCCATGTCTGACATTGGCTATCCAGCCATCCTCAAAACGCGCCGTTTAGGTTATGACGGTAAAGGACAAGTCGTGTTGCAAAGCACGCAAGATTTAGACAGTGCCTGGGAAGCCATGAAAAATGCACCTGCTGTTGTTGAAGGGTTTGTGCCTTTTGATAGAGAAGTATCGCTTATTGCCAGTCGAAGTGTCTCCGGGGAAGTTGTTTATTACCCTTTGTCTGAAAACACCCATCACAAAGGCATTTTACGTCTGGCTAAAAACACTCAAAACGATCCTCTCCAGGCGCAAGCTGAAGGGATCATTAACAGCATATTAACGGCACTTGATTATGTCGGCACTATTGCACTTGAGTTATTTGCAGTAGATGATAAATTAATTGCTAACGAATTTGCTCCAAGAGTCCATAACTCAGGACACTGGACCATTGAAGGCTCGGAAACCAGTCAGTTTGAAAACCATTTAAGGGCAATCATGGATATGCCCTTAGGGACAACAAACTCACTGGGTTATGCAGCCATGCAGAATTTCATTGGCCGCGTACCTGCCAGTAAAAAACTGCTTTCTTTATCTCAGGTGCACCTGCATTTATATGATAAAGCAGCTCGCAAAGGTCGCAAACTTGCTCATGCAACAGCAAGAACTGAGTCATTAGAGCATTTTACTGATTTAATTGAATCTCTCACTGCGCTTGCCAGACAAAGCGATGACTCATAA
- the lgt gene encoding prolipoprotein diacylglyceryl transferase, with protein MDYFIWDFDPVLASFKHIRIHWYGAMFALALLSNYVFMHWVYARELGSTEDVDRLLWYCVGGAVIGARLGHILFYNPGYYFTQPLKIFAIWEGGLASHGGVFGVLIALYIYQRKAPFDYWWILDRAAIAGSLSGSLVRIGNFFNSEIVGIATDIPWAVIFQRIDTVPRHPVQLYEAISYAGIFVFLLYLYKKNRTFDLHGQLCAWFMILIFSSRFILEFYKVSLVNYDSDFWLSAGQILSIPYIIIGMFILYRSKKAI; from the coding sequence ATGGACTATTTTATCTGGGATTTCGATCCTGTTTTAGCCAGTTTTAAACATATTCGCATTCATTGGTATGGCGCGATGTTTGCTCTGGCTTTACTGAGTAATTATGTATTTATGCACTGGGTTTATGCCCGGGAATTAGGTTCCACAGAAGATGTCGATCGCCTGCTATGGTATTGTGTTGGTGGTGCAGTCATTGGTGCGCGACTAGGACATATTTTATTTTATAACCCGGGTTATTATTTTACGCAACCACTCAAGATCTTTGCCATATGGGAAGGCGGCCTAGCCAGTCATGGTGGCGTTTTTGGGGTATTGATTGCCCTGTATATCTATCAACGTAAAGCGCCTTTTGATTACTGGTGGATTCTGGATAGGGCCGCTATAGCAGGATCTTTAAGTGGCTCTCTGGTGCGTATAGGCAATTTTTTTAATTCGGAAATTGTCGGCATAGCTACCGATATTCCCTGGGCTGTTATTTTTCAGCGCATAGACACTGTTCCGCGCCACCCGGTACAACTCTACGAGGCCATTAGCTATGCGGGGATTTTTGTATTTTTACTGTATTTATATAAGAAAAACAGGACTTTCGACTTACATGGCCAGTTATGCGCCTGGTTTATGATACTGATATTTAGTAGCCGTTTTATCCTGGAGTTTTACAAAGTCAGCCTGGTTAACTACGACAGTGATTTCTGGCTCAGTGCAGGGCAAATACTGAGTATTCCTTATATTATAATTGGCATGTTCATCCTATACCGCAGTAAAAAAGCCATTTAA
- the prlC gene encoding oligopeptidase A — protein MTNPLLENTELPLFSQIKPEHIEPAIEQLLTEARAVVEQLLAENDAYTWENLITPLDEAEDKINKAWSPVSHMNSVVNNDALRDAYNACLPKLSAYSTEMGQHVGLFKAYQSIADSDAYAQLQPAQQKIIQNALRGFRLSGIDLDEEKQARYKEISLELSQLSSHYEENLLDATSAWQKLISKKSDLAGLPESALQQAKQAAEQEGKKGWLLTLQFPSYIAVMTYADDRQLRADMYKAFSTRASELGENSDWDNSDIMEKTIALRHEKAQLLGFNNYAELSLATKMAESTQQVTDFLEELAEKSLPQAHKDLAELAEFAQQQHGITRLHTWDTGYYSEKMRQFAYDLSQEVVKQYFPASRVLQGLFDVVEKLYGLNITEVEGVDCWHKDVRFFQIKDKQGELRGKFYIDLYARPKKRGGAWMDDCVGRKKIGDTIQVPVAYLTCNFTPPTATDPALLTHDEVLTLFHEFGHGLQHMLTKVDYLGVSGINGVEWDAVELPSQFMENWCWEKEGLALISGHYQTGEALPDALYNKMLAAKNFQAGMIMVRQLEFSLFDFKMHQDYSPEHGAKIYEQLNAIREQVSVMMPPDFNRFAHSFSHIFAGGYAAGYYSYKWAEVLSSDAYSLFEENGIFDQKTGEAFLTHILETGGSEDAMDLFVKFRGREPKIDALLRHNGILA, from the coding sequence ATGACTAACCCCTTACTTGAGAACACTGAACTACCTTTATTTTCACAAATTAAACCCGAGCATATTGAGCCAGCCATTGAGCAATTATTAACGGAAGCAAGAGCTGTGGTCGAGCAGCTTTTAGCTGAGAATGATGCCTATACATGGGAAAACCTGATAACGCCTTTAGATGAGGCAGAAGACAAAATCAATAAGGCCTGGTCACCTGTTAGTCATATGAATTCAGTGGTGAATAATGATGCACTGCGCGATGCCTATAATGCCTGCTTACCAAAATTAAGTGCCTATTCAACTGAAATGGGTCAGCATGTGGGCCTGTTTAAGGCTTATCAATCAATTGCAGACAGTGATGCTTATGCACAGTTACAACCCGCACAGCAAAAAATTATTCAAAATGCTTTACGCGGCTTTCGTCTATCCGGTATAGATCTGGATGAAGAAAAACAGGCTCGCTACAAGGAAATTAGTCTGGAGCTCTCGCAACTTTCCAGTCACTATGAAGAAAACTTGCTGGATGCAACCAGTGCCTGGCAGAAATTAATCAGCAAGAAAAGTGATCTTGCCGGTTTGCCAGAGTCGGCTTTGCAACAGGCTAAACAAGCAGCAGAGCAAGAAGGTAAAAAAGGCTGGTTATTGACCTTGCAATTTCCGTCCTATATCGCAGTGATGACTTATGCCGATGACAGGCAGTTGCGTGCCGATATGTATAAAGCCTTTTCCACTCGCGCATCTGAACTAGGAGAAAATAGCGATTGGGATAATAGCGATATTATGGAAAAAACCATCGCCTTGCGTCATGAAAAAGCGCAGTTATTAGGCTTTAATAATTATGCCGAGCTGTCACTGGCAACTAAAATGGCAGAATCAACTCAGCAAGTCACTGACTTTTTAGAAGAGTTGGCCGAAAAATCCTTGCCTCAAGCGCATAAAGATCTGGCAGAATTAGCTGAATTTGCTCAACAACAGCATGGCATTACAAGGCTGCATACCTGGGATACCGGCTATTACTCAGAAAAAATGCGCCAATTTGCCTATGATTTATCGCAGGAAGTTGTAAAACAATATTTTCCTGCATCGCGCGTGTTACAGGGATTATTCGATGTGGTGGAAAAACTCTATGGCTTGAATATTACCGAAGTTGAAGGGGTTGATTGCTGGCATAAAGACGTGCGTTTTTTTCAGATTAAAGATAAGCAAGGAGAATTGCGCGGAAAATTTTATATCGACCTGTATGCACGACCTAAAAAACGCGGTGGCGCATGGATGGATGACTGTGTTGGTCGCAAAAAAATAGGCGATACCATTCAGGTCCCTGTGGCGTATTTAACCTGTAATTTTACCCCGCCCACAGCGACTGATCCCGCACTGTTAACGCATGATGAAGTGCTGACTTTATTTCATGAATTTGGGCATGGTTTACAGCATATGCTGACTAAAGTGGATTATCTGGGAGTATCAGGTATTAATGGCGTTGAATGGGATGCGGTCGAGTTGCCTAGCCAGTTTATGGAAAACTGGTGCTGGGAAAAAGAGGGTCTGGCTTTAATCTCAGGCCATTATCAAACAGGCGAGGCCTTACCAGACGCTTTGTATAATAAAATGCTGGCCGCGAAAAATTTTCAGGCAGGCATGATAATGGTGCGCCAACTCGAATTTAGCCTGTTTGATTTTAAGATGCATCAGGACTATTCGCCAGAACATGGCGCGAAAATTTATGAACAACTCAATGCCATTCGAGAGCAAGTATCGGTGATGATGCCTCCTGACTTTAATCGTTTTGCACATAGTTTTTCGCATATTTTTGCGGGTGGATATGCCGCTGGGTATTACAGCTACAAATGGGCGGAAGTATTGTCCAGTGATGCCTACTCATTATTTGAAGAAAACGGTATATTCGATCAAAAGACCGGTGAAGCATTTTTGACGCATATACTGGAAACCGGCGGTAGTGAGGATGCGATGGACTTATTTGTTAAGTTCAGAGGGCGTGAGCCGAAAATTGATGCTTTATTACGACATAATGGGATTCTGGCATGA
- the ubiD gene encoding 4-hydroxy-3-polyprenylbenzoate decarboxylase yields MKYKDLRDFIAQLEKKGELKRITQEVDPVLEMTEISDRTLKQGGPALLFENPKGYNIPVLANLFGTPDRVAMGMGETSVTALRGVGELLSQLKEPEPPKGMKDAMDKIPVFKNVLNMAPKLVKNPPCQELIRIGDEIDLGVYPIQTCWPDDAGPLITWPLVITKGPYKERQNLGIYRLQVIAKNKVIMRWLAHRGGALDFKEWQETHPGKPFPVSVALGADPATILAAVTPVPDSLSEYAFAGLLRGSKTEVAKSMTNDLQVPASAEIVLEGFIYPDEMAPEGPFGDHTGYYNEVGSFPVFTIERITQRQAPIYHSTYTGKPPDEPAVLGVALNEVFVPILQKQFPEITDFYLPPEGCSYRMAVISMKKQYAGHAKRVMLGTWSYLRQFMYTKFVIVVDEDVDVHNWQEVIWAITTRMDPARDLTILENTPIDYLDFASPVSGLGSKVGFDATNKWPGETTREWGRTITMSAEVVKKVDDMWESLGIS; encoded by the coding sequence ATGAAATATAAAGATCTAAGGGATTTTATTGCTCAGCTGGAAAAAAAAGGTGAGCTGAAGCGAATTACTCAGGAAGTCGATCCGGTGCTGGAAATGACTGAAATTAGTGACCGCACCTTAAAGCAAGGCGGGCCCGCCTTATTATTTGAAAATCCCAAAGGCTATAATATTCCAGTGCTTGCCAATTTATTTGGTACTCCTGACCGGGTCGCAATGGGTATGGGTGAAACCTCAGTGACTGCCTTGCGTGGTGTCGGTGAGTTATTATCGCAATTAAAAGAGCCTGAGCCACCCAAAGGCATGAAAGATGCGATGGATAAAATTCCGGTATTTAAAAATGTGCTGAATATGGCACCTAAGCTGGTAAAAAACCCACCGTGTCAGGAGTTAATCCGTATAGGCGATGAGATTGATTTAGGCGTGTATCCGATACAAACCTGCTGGCCGGACGATGCCGGTCCCTTAATTACCTGGCCATTGGTCATTACCAAAGGGCCTTATAAAGAACGTCAGAATTTAGGTATTTATCGCTTGCAGGTGATTGCCAAAAATAAAGTGATTATGCGTTGGTTAGCGCATCGTGGCGGCGCTCTGGATTTTAAAGAGTGGCAAGAAACTCACCCCGGCAAGCCCTTTCCTGTCTCGGTTGCATTGGGGGCTGATCCAGCCACTATATTAGCCGCTGTCACGCCAGTTCCAGATAGCTTATCAGAATATGCTTTTGCAGGTTTATTACGCGGTAGTAAAACGGAAGTGGCAAAATCAATGACGAATGATTTGCAAGTCCCTGCCAGTGCCGAGATTGTTTTAGAGGGTTTTATTTACCCCGATGAAATGGCACCCGAAGGGCCGTTTGGTGATCATACCGGTTATTATAATGAAGTAGGTAGTTTTCCGGTATTTACCATAGAGCGCATTACACAACGTCAGGCACCGATTTATCACAGTACGTATACAGGCAAACCACCTGATGAGCCGGCTGTTCTAGGCGTGGCTTTAAATGAAGTCTTTGTACCGATTCTGCAAAAACAATTTCCTGAAATTACTGATTTTTACTTGCCACCAGAAGGGTGTTCCTATCGAATGGCGGTGATCAGTATGAAAAAGCAATATGCGGGTCATGCCAAACGCGTAATGCTCGGAACATGGTCCTATTTACGCCAGTTTATGTATACTAAATTCGTGATTGTGGTTGATGAGGATGTCGATGTGCATAACTGGCAGGAAGTCATCTGGGCCATTACCACACGTATGGATCCGGCGCGGGATTTAACCATTCTGGAAAATACCCCGATCGATTATCTGGATTTTGCATCACCGGTATCCGGCTTAGGCTCCAAGGTAGGTTTTGATGCGACTAATAAATGGCCAGGTGAAACCACGCGCGAATGGGGGCGCACTATTACCATGTCAGCAGAGGTAGTGAAAAAAGTGGATGACATGTGGGAAAGCCTGGGAATAAGCTAA
- a CDS encoding DUF302 domain-containing protein, producing MILFSSKIYFHLLLCISVLMIIGCAQTPKGEFVPFYQAETDKPYADVLAELEIAISEQNFRITGHSRVGKVIRDRGTKNFPDYDTVQFCNLTHAKTLLLMSPHAIRFMPCNIVTYQYNGKTIVRTHLIPTDTDNPKLNVFAEQMNKMLKEIVDFAVE from the coding sequence ATGATACTTTTCAGTTCAAAAATATACTTTCATTTACTGCTATGCATCAGTGTACTGATGATCATCGGCTGCGCGCAAACACCGAAAGGTGAATTTGTACCTTTTTATCAGGCTGAAACAGACAAGCCTTATGCGGATGTACTGGCTGAATTAGAAATTGCTATTTCAGAGCAAAATTTCAGAATAACAGGGCACAGTCGTGTAGGCAAAGTAATTCGCGACCGTGGCACAAAAAACTTCCCTGATTATGATACTGTGCAGTTTTGCAATCTGACGCATGCAAAAACGCTTTTACTGATGTCACCTCACGCGATACGCTTTATGCCATGCAATATTGTTACCTATCAATATAATGGCAAAACCATAGTGCGCACCCATTTGATTCCTACAGATACCGATAATCCGAAACTCAATGTTTTTGCTGAACAAATGAACAAGATGCTCAAAGAGATTGTTGATTTTGCAGTGGAATAA
- a CDS encoding cytochrome P450, whose protein sequence is MSDSTALSLPPGEDIIIDYHQLEQVLAKLSDLVATNGNLFKAKFPDQNGWVYNVCDPEMAKHILVTNYKNYIKGVGIKQINVLLGRGIIVSEGDLWKRQRKMMQPLFSNKLLTHQLPLMISCADKLLASWQDDIESGKPINITESMSQTALDFILHALFSEDLERIIAETGENPFLMVTDDSARDLLFARRFRQLTHLVSDMMQRRRTENRQPFDLLSMVMNATEKRSGDAMPEKLQIDEILTLIIAGHETTASVLNWTWYLLAQHSEIEQQVLAESQQYMPLDVMPSMANITQLTLTQQVLDESMRLYPPVWVLTRRAIADDHFKGIDIPAGTDILIPPYLVHRNPAYWPDPEKFDPQRFSPENKKSQHVGAYLPFAIGPRRCIGDSMAIQEMAVHISRVIQKVHFELVPGQTIELEPLVNLRPKQDIFFHATYR, encoded by the coding sequence ATGTCTGATTCTACTGCATTAAGCTTGCCACCTGGCGAGGATATCATTATTGATTACCATCAACTTGAGCAGGTTTTGGCCAAACTCAGCGATCTGGTAGCAACAAACGGTAACCTGTTTAAGGCTAAATTTCCTGATCAGAATGGCTGGGTTTATAACGTGTGCGACCCAGAGATGGCAAAACATATTCTGGTCACCAATTACAAAAACTATATCAAAGGCGTGGGCATTAAACAGATTAATGTCTTATTAGGTCGGGGTATTATCGTCAGTGAAGGTGATTTATGGAAGCGGCAGCGCAAAATGATGCAGCCGCTGTTCAGTAATAAACTACTGACACACCAACTGCCCTTAATGATCAGTTGTGCTGACAAGTTATTGGCCAGTTGGCAGGATGACATTGAGTCTGGCAAGCCCATTAATATCACCGAATCCATGAGTCAGACGGCACTGGATTTTATTTTACATGCCTTATTTAGTGAAGATTTAGAGCGCATTATTGCCGAAACAGGTGAAAACCCCTTTTTAATGGTTACTGATGATTCTGCCAGAGATTTGCTTTTTGCCAGACGCTTTCGCCAATTGACGCATCTGGTGAGCGATATGATGCAGCGTCGCCGAACAGAAAATCGACAGCCTTTTGATTTGTTAAGCATGGTAATGAATGCGACGGAAAAACGTAGCGGCGATGCCATGCCAGAAAAATTGCAAATTGATGAAATCCTGACCTTAATTATTGCTGGCCATGAAACCACCGCGAGTGTCTTAAACTGGACCTGGTATTTGCTGGCGCAACATAGTGAGATCGAGCAACAGGTACTGGCAGAAAGTCAGCAGTACATGCCGCTTGATGTCATGCCCAGTATGGCGAACATAACGCAACTCACGCTCACGCAACAGGTTCTGGATGAGTCTATGCGCTTGTATCCCCCGGTTTGGGTGCTCACGAGACGGGCGATAGCCGATGATCATTTTAAGGGTATTGATATTCCGGCTGGTACGGATATTTTGATTCCCCCTTATCTGGTGCACCGTAATCCTGCTTATTGGCCTGATCCGGAAAAGTTTGATCCGCAACGCTTTAGCCCGGAAAATAAAAAAAGTCAGCATGTCGGTGCCTATTTACCTTTTGCTATCGGGCCCAGACGCTGTATCGGTGATAGCATGGCCATTCAGGAAATGGCCGTGCATATTAGTCGGGTTATTCAAAAGGTACATTTTGAATTAGTGCCAGGGCAAACCATAGAACTGGAGCCTTTAGTTAATTTAAGGCCCAAGCAAGATATATTTTTTCATGCAACTTATAGATAA